DNA from Hyphomicrobiales bacterium:
TTGTCCGACCGTCGCCCAAAGGAGCAACCATGCCGACCATTGCGCTGGTTGACGACGACCGCAACATTCTGACCTCCGTGGCCATCGCGCTGGAGGCCGAAGGCTATCGCGTGGAAACCTACACCGATGGCGCGTCGGCGCTTGACGGCATGCAGATGGCGCCGCCCGACCTGGCGATTTTCGACATCAAGATGCCACGCATGGACGGCATGGAGCTGCTGCGCCGGTTCCGTCAAATCTCAGATCTGCCGGTGATCTTTCTCACTTCCAAAGACGATGAGATTGACGAGCTCTTCGGCCTGAAAATGGGCGCCGATGACTTCATCAAGAAGCCGTTCTCGCAGCGAGTTTTGGTTGAGCGTGTGCGCGCGCTTCTACGCCGGGTTCAAGCCCGCGCCGGTGGCGGAAATGGCCATGGTGCCGTGGTGCCAGAGGTGAAGGCCAACGGCGAAGAAGCCGGCCAGGTGCTCAAGCGCGGCGACCTAGTGATGGACGAGGATCGGCACGCTTGCACCTGGAAAGAGAAGCCGGTGACGCTGACCGTGACCGAATTCTTGATCCTGCAATCCTTGGCGCATCGCCCGGGGATCGTGAAAAGCCGCAATGCGCTGATGGATGCGGCCTATGACGATCAGGTGTATGTTGATGATCGCACCATCGATAGCCACATCAAGCGCCTGCGCAAGAAATTCAAGCAGGTCGATGATAGCTTCGATATGATCGAAACGCTTTATGGTGTCGGCTACAAATTCAAAGAGAGCTGAGTCCGCGCGGGGCTTGGCCTTGTCGCGAGTATGTTA
Protein-coding regions in this window:
- a CDS encoding response regulator transcription factor, which produces MPTIALVDDDRNILTSVAIALEAEGYRVETYTDGASALDGMQMAPPDLAIFDIKMPRMDGMELLRRFRQISDLPVIFLTSKDDEIDELFGLKMGADDFIKKPFSQRVLVERVRALLRRVQARAGGGNGHGAVVPEVKANGEEAGQVLKRGDLVMDEDRHACTWKEKPVTLTVTEFLILQSLAHRPGIVKSRNALMDAAYDDQVYVDDRTIDSHIKRLRKKFKQVDDSFDMIETLYGVGYKFKES